The Brassica napus cultivar Da-Ae chromosome C7, Da-Ae, whole genome shotgun sequence genomic interval GATGGTGAAAGgtccggaccaacgagacttaagctttccaggaaatagcttgagtctagagttgaacagaaggactttgtctccagcagcgaagtctctcgggattatctttctgtcatgccacgccttagttctttccttgtagattttggtgttctcataggcgttcaaccgaatctcgtccagctcgttcaactgaaccatcctcctttctgcagcggttttaatgtcgaagttcatcaacttcgttgcccaaaaaccactgtactccaattccacaggtaggtgacaagactttccatagaccagattaaaaggagtggtgcccaagggagtcttgtaggcggttctatacgcccataaggcgtcatcaagcttcacagcccagtctttccttgttttgcctacagccttctccaaaatccccttgatttctcggttcgatatttcaacctgcccacttgtctgaggatgataaggtgtagctaccttatgctttactccatgtttcttcagcagtttatcgaacgtcttgttgatgaagtgagagcctccatcactaataaccactctcgggatcccgaatcttggaaaaatgactgtcttgaacattttcttgacaacactagagtcatttgtcttgctggctactgcttccacccacttggagacataatcaaccgcaaccaggatgtactcatttccataagaagatgggaaagggcccataaaatcaattccccatacatcaaaaacttcaacttcaaggatgaaattttggggcatctcatttctcttactgatgttgcccttccgctgacatgcatcacactttgagacaaactcatgggcgtctctgaaaagtgtaggccaccagtaaccagcctgcaggaccttagaaaccgtcttgaatgttgcaaaatggcctgcgtattctgaactgtggcagtggaaaagaatcccttgcatctcattctccagaacacatctcctgaataaaccatctcagcatctcttgtagaggaagggatcatcccagtagtagtggttcacatctctcatgaacTTCTGCCTCTCTCATACcccttcaggttcggtggttcaattccagcacataggtagtttgcaaagtctgcaaaccatgggagatcatcctgaatttgtctcatgacacagcattcagcctgatccaaatactcatcctccagcaaggtgatcacatagacattctcctcgggtaatgtatcatccagtggtgtttcagcttccactctcattcgggaaagatgatctgccactccattttctgctcctctcttgtctctgatctcaatatcaaactcctgtagcagtaagatccaccttaagagtctcggtttagcatcttttttcgtcatcaggtacttcaaggctgcatgatctgtgtgcacaattactttcgagcccaccaaataggacctgaacttctcgaaagcataaactactgccagcaactccttctcagtggtagcatacttgatttgagcatcatcaagcgttcggctggcataatagatcacatggagtttcttgtcttttctctgccccaaaacagctccaatcgcgtaatcacttgcgtcacacattatttcaaatggcaagtcccaatctggtggctgcacaatgggagcactgactagagacttcttgagaatctgaaacgcagcgaggcagtcagcatcaaaaacaaacttcgcttctttgcacagcagacgggtgagtggcctcgctatcatagagaagtctttgataaacctcctgtaaaaaccggcatgtcccagaaaactccgaatatccctcactgtcctaggaggctgtaggctggtcataacttcaatctttgctttgtcaacctcgataccctgctctgatatcctgtgacccaaaacaatgccatctttcaccatgaaatggcacttctcccaatttagcaccaagttcttctcctcacatctttccagcaccttgcacagattagcaaggcagtcggtaaatgaagaaccgtagactgagaaatcgtccataaaaacctccataatgtcctcaataagatcagtaaagatcgacatcatgcatctctggaaagtggcaggagcattgcacaatccgaagggcattctcctgtaggcaaaagtaccgtatggacaggtgaatgttgtcttctcttggtcctctggatgaatgggtatctgaaagaacccggagtagccatcgagaaaacagtagtaggggtggttggctagtctttccagcatctggtcaatgaaaggaagtgggaagtggtccttccttgtggctgagtttagcttcctgtagtcaatgcacatcctatgccctgtgactgttctggtaggaatcagctcagccttctcatttgtgatgacagtgatgccacccttcttaggaaccacatgaaccgggctcacccaagtgctgtctgaaattgggtagatcacccctgcactcaacagctttagaatctcctttttcacaacttccatcagtttgggattcagtcttcgctggtgctctatggacgtctttgactcatcctccaagtgaatcttgtgcatgcaaagatctggagaaatacctgtaatatcatccaaagagtaccccaatgcttttctatactttcgcaattttgaaagaagcaaagcggtctccacattattcaggttagcacaaataataacaggatatgtggaattcggtcccaagaatgcatacctcagcccagctgggagggctttaagttccacctttggagcattctcctcactccaatctggttgggaggatgacggtttgacggttttatcggtgcctgagtcttcaaggctgacataggcgacatgcttctcaatcggtgaggctgaatccaaaatctcagaaaatccaaccacttcttggttcatgaacccgaactcactctccctttgggtcaatgcgacttgtagaggatcatcagtgtgcaactcttcatccatttcctccaccagttcagtcaatgtatcaacccagaaagtctgtccatcaatagtcggatttttcagcaccttctccacattgtatctcatcgccatgtctcctagacgtaagtctatatgcccattctgtacatcaatcatggctccagcagtagctaaaaacggtctgcccaaaatgagaggatctttaggttcctcttccagctccagaactacaaaatcggtaagcacatatccctttccaacaccaacagggatgttttctagtacaccgactggtcttcgcactgatcggtcagcaaggaccaaggagatccttgtaggtttgtagttcgtcatgcctagcctctcagagacagagaaaggcattaggctcactcctgaacccagatcgcagagactcttctcaaaggtaagtgatccaatgcggcatggtagaacaaatgctccgggatcttcacgctttttaggcatgacattttgtagaactgcgctacattcctcattgagcatcaacacaccacgctctaggctcatcttatcggtaagaatctccttcatgtaccttttaagagaaggtaccatcttcaccgcttcaacgaatggcaatctcacatgtaactccccaacaaggttctttagcttctcgtactcacgttctttgatcttctgccttggtctggatgggtatggagccttaggaacataagcaggaggcgccacatacacctcttcaggttcagaggaATTTGGCTTCGTTGGcacgggatcggtcgatccagatggaccggatcggtcgatctccttccccttggatcggtcgatctgttccttagatcggtcgatctctttctcATTCGATCCCTCAATcgtttttccactcctaagtgttacagcattcacaaactccttgggattcgtctctgacttccctggtagaaatccaggtgctgttctgctgctggaggcggtttgagcaacttgcttttccaaaactttcaaatgggtgttcaaagtttcaaacttcccattaagctctccatacatgttatccaccttggtgtttatctctgcagtgctattcttctgaccttctagcaccatttgcagcatcttcttaatttcgttatccTGAGAAGACTGTGACGAAGAGGCATTCCCTTGAttctggtagttgttgtactgctgcctttgctgaaatcctgagttgcccgagttgttcccctgatattgatttctgttctgatatccttggttgaacacactctggttctgattctggttctgcctgtttcctgcctgagggtaggactgatgttgtggattctccacattgttgctccggtaagacagattattttgctgattttgactccatccaaggttctgattgtagcctctgttgtagtttccttgaccaccaatgtagttcacatcagcttgcatatcatctgaatcatcaccaacagtttcttgtgaggaacgatagccttgctcctccacaaatttcacagatttctgatctctcttgagaagcatctcaatcttggcattcagctcatctatcttcttggattcataaccaacacccttctggctggtgtcaaaccttgacttgcggtttgctttgctggatgacaggttgttcagcaaggtgtaagcttcttcaacagtcttggtcatgaaatcaccattacttgctgtgtccatggcatcttgactctcttcatgaactccattatagaaaatgttcagcaagctcacatcagtgtaaccatggtgagggcagtcctgtgtgtactccttgaaacgctcccaagcctcatgaaagctttctgaatcaagctgctgaaagcttccaattctgcttctcagatatgtggaccttgacttggtgaagaaatgctgtagaaaagcagctcttgtctcttcccatgtagtaagagatcctggagggatggactttaaccatctgatagctttatcagctaaggaaaacgggaacaacctgcatttcaaagcgccttgaggaactccattatgtctgctggtgtcacagactcgctcaaaatgctccaagtgatacatcgggtcctcagacgggtttccatgaaacggatttttctccaccaaattaatgagaccagtcttgatctcaaagtctcttctctcaatgggaggtgggcgaatcccagaacgatcggcatagaatgcatctggtgtatcataatgtgcaagcgtcatcctaggcatgccatagtctccagcctgttgtcttgcagctacaccagcctgctgattatcaccagcattgttgccttctcgttcatttacaggaattggattttgcgggttgtcctgaaactggtcttcttggtgttcagccatttcaacctcttcagcggactcaagtcttttctttttcacttgtctctctaggcggccgagctctaactccaaaggtattaaattcgatgatcctttgcttctagtatgaaatccgctcattcacctgaaaacacaaacagaaagagaaagacagaaacattagacaaaataaaaaaatgctatagtcttaaactgatcattaactctagggtgaccaaatggtccccggcaacggcgccaaaaacttgatgtgtcgagttttaacccgattatctaactgcaagtgcacagtaaagtacgcagtagtaatgcgggatcgaatccacagggaccgatgatcacacgtagagttgcagacaagttaatagctacagcgaatcaatatatatttttgatggtttttatttaattttcttagatgtc includes:
- the LOC125589738 gene encoding uncharacterized protein LOC125589738; amino-acid sequence: MCIDYRKLNSATRKDHFPLPFIDQMLERLANHPYYCFLDGYSGFFQIPIHPEDQEKTTFTCPYGTFAYRRMPFGLCNAPATFQRCMMSIFTDLIEDIMEVFMDDFSVYGSSFTDCLANLCKVLERCEEKNLVLNWEKCHFMVKDGIVLGFYRRFIKDFSMIARPLTRLLCKEAKFVFDADCLAAFQILKKSLVSAPIVQPPDWDLPFEIMCDASDYAIGAVLGQRKDKKLHVIYYASRTLDDAQIKYATTEKELLAVVYAFEKFRSYLVGSKVIVHTDHAALKYLMTKKDAKPRLLRWILLLQEFDIEIRDKRGAENGVADHLSRMRVEAETPLDDTLPEENVYVITLLEDEYLDQAECCVMRQIQDDLPWFADFANYLCAGIEPPNLKGYERGRIEVFDVWGIDFMGPFPSSYGNEYILVAVDYVSKWVEAVASKTNDSSVVKKMFKTVIFPRFGIPRVVISDGGSHFINKTFDKLLKKHGVKHKVATPYHPQTSGQVEISNREIKGILEKAVGKTRKDWAVKLDDALWAYRTAYKTPLGTTPFNLVYGKSCHLPVELEYSGFWATKLMNFDIKTAAERRMVQLNELDEIRLNAYENTKIYKERTKAWHDRKIIPRDFAAGDKVLLFNSRLKLFPGKLKSRWSGPFTITEVRPYGAVVLEENGRKFTVNGQRLKPYFTDAKPEEGTNIPLSEPDLA